CTGCTCCTCGCAGGGACCGCCGGCGCCGCGGCCGGGCCGGCCGGCCTCGAACCGGGCCAGCCGGTGATCGCGCTCTCCTTCCGCGGCGTGTCGAGGGCGTACCCGCTCGCGCTGTTTCCCGCGCCGAAGGTGGTGAACGACGTGGTCGGCTCGATGGAGGTCGCCGTCTTCCACGACCCGGCCCGCAACTTCAGCGCCGCCTGGTTCCGCACGGTCTACGGCGAGCCGATCGAGTTCGCCGGCAGCGCCGCGGGCGTCGTCGCCGACGACCTGACGACCGCCACGCGCTGGGACCTGGAGACCGGCGTCGCCACCGGCGGCAACCTGCAGGGCCAGCGGCTCGTGCCGGTGCCGTTCACGACGACGACCTGGGCCGAGTGGTCCTCCACGCACCCGGCGACCCAGCTCTTCGGCCCGCCGGCGCCCTAGTCCGGCGGGGCGCGTTCGTGCTATAAGAAGCGGCGATGTCACCGCAGAAGTCCCCGCAATCGTCACAGGTCGGCCAGGGTGGAGGCGGCGGCGCGGCGCCCGCCCCGACGGGCCTGAGCATCGTCCTCCCCTGCCTCAACGAGGAG
Above is a genomic segment from bacterium containing:
- a CDS encoding DUF3179 domain-containing (seleno)protein, with protein sequence LLLAGTAGAAAGPAGLEPGQPVIALSFRGVSRAYPLALFPAPKVVNDVVGSMEVAVFHDPARNFSAAWFRTVYGEPIEFAGSAAGVVADDLTTATRWDLETGVATGGNLQGQRLVPVPFTTTTWAEWSSTHPATQLFGPPAP